From Azospirillum brasilense:
GCACGGATCAGGTTGGCGGCCAAGCCTTCCTTGTCGTCCAGAAGGGTCTTCAGCAGATGTTCCGGCGTCAGCCGCTGGTGGCCGCGCCGCAGGGCCAGGGTCTGCGCCGCCTGCACGAAGCCACGGCTGCGCTCGGTGTATTTCTCGAAGTCCATGTTGTGCTCCCTTCATCGCCGACCGTCCGCGAGGCAGCCCGGTCAGTCCGATCCACGTTACCAGTGCGATCCGCAAGGATGCATGCGTCGCCGTAGATGTGGGAGAGGCCCATCCGTATGCAAGACCCCCCGGTACGCGTGGTTATTGCTTTTGTCGGACCCGCGCCGAAAGGGTGGCTTTCCGCGGCCCGCCGGAAAGGGCTAGGGTTTGGCGCCAATGCCACGGACTCCCGCCTTCATGACGGCCACGCCCACCAGCACTCCGCGCGACCCTTCGCCCAAGGCCCTGCGGCCCGCCCTGACCACCCCCCTGATGCGGCTGGCTTGGCACGGCCGCAACATGTGGCATTGGGTGGCGCGACCGCTGACCATGGGGGTGCGGGGGATCATCCTGGACGACTCGGACCCTGGGGGCGGCACGGCCTCGGTCCTGCTGATCCGCCACAGCTATGTCGGCGGCTGGCATTTTCCGGGCGGCGGAGTCGGAAAAGGGGAGTCCCTGGTGGAGGCCATGCGCCGCGAGGTGCGGGAGGAGGTCGGGTTGACCGTCGAGAGCGGCCCGCAGCCCTTCGGCGTCTACGCCCGCTTCCGGCACGGGGCGAGCGACCATGTGGCGGTCTTCGTCGCGCGCGGATGGTCGGGAACGCTCCAGGCCGACGGGGTGGAGATCCTGGAGGCGCGCTTCTTCCCGCTGGACCGGTTGCCGGAGGACACCTCCCCCGCGACGCGGCGGCGAATTGCCGAGTTCCAGGGTCGGGAGCCTTTGGCCGAGCGCTGGTGACGGTTTTCGATTGCGACGGTTGACAGAAGCGAACCGGTCCCACCATTGTGCGATGCAATGCTCGCGACCGTCGCCGCCATACGCCGCTACCCCGTGAAGGGGCTGAGCGGCCAGGATCTTCCCGCCGTTGACCTCGTCACCGGCCAACCCATCCCCTTTGACCGGCGCTTCGGCCTGCTGCACGGCCCGGCCGCCCTGAGCCCGGACGTCGAGGGCTGGCGCCCCAACGAGGATTTCTTCACGCTCGACCGGAACGAGAAGCTGGCGCTGCTCGATTCCGAGTTCGACGAGGCCACCCAGTCGCTGATCATCCGGCGCGGCGGCAAGCAGGTGTCGCGCGGGCGTCTGGACCAGCCGATGGGCCGGATGCTGGTGGAGCAGTTCTTCGCCGCCTATCTGGCCGGCGCGGCCCCCGGCCTGCCCAAGCTGGCCGAGGCCAGGAATCCGGCGCAGGGTGGCGGTTTTTCCTTCACCGACCGGGAAGAGGCCGCGGTCTCCATCCTCAATCTCGCCAGTGTGCGCGATCTGGAGGAGCGGGTGGCCAAGCAGCCGGTCGATCCGCGGCGCTTTCGCGCCAACCTGATGATCGACGGGCTGGAGCCCTGGGTGGAACGCCAGTGGATCGGCGCGCTGCTGACCGTCGGCGACGTCACCCTGCGCATCTGCGACCACAAGGATTGCCGGCCTTCCAGCGAGGTCAACCCGGCGACCGGCGCGCGCGACCTCAACACGCTCCCCATTCTGGAGCGCGGTTACGACCACACGCAGTGCGGCGTCTATGCCCGGGTGGTGCATGGGGGCCGGATCGCGGTGGGCGACCCAGTGGCGCTGGCCGAAGACCTGCCGGCCTGAAAACGCGTCGGACCTGAAACTCACCAGATCGGAAACCAGCCAGTCCTGAAACCGGAACTCTCCGGCCTCAGGACTGACGGTTATCAGACGGACTGTCAGGCGCTCAGCGGGGTGCGCTCGTCGGCGACGCTGTCGGACTCGTCGCCCATCTCGCCGCCATCCTCGTCCTCTGCCGAACCGCCCATGCTGGGCTGCGGGCCGAGGCCCGCGGCGCCGACGTTGCCGCGCTGGCGGTTCTCGGATTCCTGGATCTGGTTGATGATGCGGAAATAGTGCTCCGCATGCTGAAGGTAGTTTTCCGCCTGGACGCGGTCGC
This genomic window contains:
- a CDS encoding DUF4167 domain-containing protein, which produces MRQGPNSRRSRGRGNGGGGGGGGGGGGGGGGNRRQNVPLRHQTFDSNGPDVRIRGNAWQVHEKYLALARDASSSGDRVQAENYLQHAEHYFRIINQIQESENRQRGNVGAAGLGPQPSMGGSAEDEDGGEMGDESDSVADERTPLSA
- a CDS encoding NUDIX domain-containing protein, with product MTATPTSTPRDPSPKALRPALTTPLMRLAWHGRNMWHWVARPLTMGVRGIILDDSDPGGGTASVLLIRHSYVGGWHFPGGGVGKGESLVEAMRREVREEVGLTVESGPQPFGVYARFRHGASDHVAVFVARGWSGTLQADGVEILEARFFPLDRLPEDTSPATRRRIAEFQGREPLAERW
- a CDS encoding MOSC domain-containing protein; this encodes MLATVAAIRRYPVKGLSGQDLPAVDLVTGQPIPFDRRFGLLHGPAALSPDVEGWRPNEDFFTLDRNEKLALLDSEFDEATQSLIIRRGGKQVSRGRLDQPMGRMLVEQFFAAYLAGAAPGLPKLAEARNPAQGGGFSFTDREEAAVSILNLASVRDLEERVAKQPVDPRRFRANLMIDGLEPWVERQWIGALLTVGDVTLRICDHKDCRPSSEVNPATGARDLNTLPILERGYDHTQCGVYARVVHGGRIAVGDPVALAEDLPA